The nucleotide sequence GCATCAGTGGGAAGAAGTGACAGCCTCGGGCGGGGCGACTATTTACCCGACTTTGCTTTGTTCAACCAGCGTGGCGAGGCGGTTTTTAGCAATAAGCTTCGCGAGAGACCCGCGGTAATGACCTTTATCTTCACCCGTTGTGGCGACCCAAAGATGTGTCCAGCCACCTCCGTCAGACTTGCCGAGCTCGGACAGCAACTTCAAGAAAGTGGCCGAGAAGACGTTCGCCTCATTGCCATCTCTTTCGATCCCGCTTACGACTCGCCAGGAATTCTACGACAGTATGGGGAGGCTTTTCGTTTAAACGGCCCCTCTTTTGAGTTATTGACTGGCGATCCCGAAACAATCGAGGCGCTGATGCGATTGGTTGGAGTTCGAACGATCGAGGAAGATGGCACCATTGTTCACAATCTTGTCACCCTTCTTACCGATGATCATGGGCGCATCGTTCTCCGCCAAGACGGGAGTCGCTGGTCCTCCGATGCCATCTATGGGCGTGTCCAATCAATGGAGCGATGAAACCCGGCGGGAAAAAATTGATTTCTACAGGGATCCTTACCCTTGTCTTTGCGATTCTCTTTGTTGGTTTGCGCTCTATTCCGGTATCAGAATGCCGGTTTCTCCACTACGAGCCAGTCGAGAATGTGATAGAAGGTGTTGAACCGGAGCTCTGCAGCGTTGCTCCTGTTCCCTTTGTCGATGTCGTAGCAAAACCGTTTCCAGTGGAGTTGGATATCCATGCGATCACACCAATGACCAACGGAGAGGTGGAGATCCTCTTTTCAGTTCTGGCGCCTGATGGGACTCCCCTAC is from Verrucomicrobiota bacterium and encodes:
- a CDS encoding SCO family protein — translated: MEKLSMVRCVTLCLFASLSSSLGESTPVTGVITSMDADSGTVTFSPADGQPLQDVVLGSGDLAIGYEGRVIEGELNTSGAQIRLERVFPAEVTTTNTMDGVNRSLVRRAASVGRSDSLGRGDYLPDFALFNQRGEAVFSNKLRERPAVMTFIFTRCGDPKMCPATSVRLAELGQQLQESGREDVRLIAISFDPAYDSPGILRQYGEAFRLNGPSFELLTGDPETIEALMRLVGVRTIEEDGTIVHNLVTLLTDDHGRIVLRQDGSRWSSDAIYGRVQSMER